In one window of Clupea harengus chromosome 4, Ch_v2.0.2, whole genome shotgun sequence DNA:
- the LOC116220204 gene encoding interleukin-17 receptor A-like gives MRCLHLHWISTWNLLTVVLSLSSPDISITSDVLESGGPHETVSAILVSRSSQINVTCGPEEPVDAYESHESNPSVLHDLKLEVTSTDEGPALKVSWAVRVDASTSSLTGLWLGVSQRDPLWCQYSPPFNSFSIMDVDLLWFSYTVHVEPDSYYHIIAHNLPEPPFGSNIKIRKWKGIYTPACDVAIMKSHPTCVNRGKRTFDLHKLTVESDNFIYSNK, from the exons ATGCGGTGCCTTCATCTTCACTGGATTTCAACATGGAATTTGCTCACAGTTGTTTTGAGTCTCTCATCACCA gatatCAGTATTACCAGTGACGTTCTGG AATCAGGGGGACCCCACGAGACTGTTTCCGCCATTCTGGTTTCAAGATCATCTCAGATA AATGTTACTTGTGGTCCTGAGG AACCTGTTGATGCCTATGAGAGTCATGAGAGCAACCCATCCGTTTTACACGATCTGAAGCTAGAGGTCACCTCCACTGATGAGGGACCTGCGCTAAAAGTCTCCTGGGCGGTCAGAGTAGATG CAAGCACTAGTAGTCTGACTGGATTATGGCTTGGAGTGTCACAAAGAGATCCTCTTTGGTGTCAGTATAGCCCTCCATTCAACAGTTTTTCAATAATGGACGTGGACTTG CTGTGGTTCAGCTACACTGTCCATGTTGAACCCGATTCCTATTACCACATAATAGCCCATAATTTGCCAGAACCACCATTCGGATCTAAtataaaaataagaaaatggAAAGGAATATACACTCCAG CGTGTGACGTTGCCATTATGAAGAGTCATCCCACATGTGTGAATAGAGGTAAGAGAACATTTGACTTACATAAATTAACAGTTGAAAGTGACAATTTCATTTACtcgaataaataa
- the LOC122132866 gene encoding interleukin-17 receptor B-like yields MLVTLLVFATGFSLYIAHRWALVSPSKTTYERAPASVLIVYPAMDGVFQRAVVALADFLQSSGTCNVAIDVWQRESLAELGPLRWLHTLAETSNRVLVVLPGRATDCDESVGRLLAPSQMGHTVPASAYELYPLALKMPGKSKLWVVHLGKVTAKSSMPVELRGCRSFALLKDLQKLLHDLCPERKAARGPWLKCWVGGGWQNSDKALGKLNEVVQQLERYGVIEQPNMV; encoded by the exons ATGTTGGTTACGCTGTTGGTGTTTGCCACTGGATTCAGCCTCT atATAGCTCATCGGTGGGCTTTGGTGAGCCCCTCTAAGACGACCTACGAGCGTGCTCCCGCGTCTGTGCTGATCGTGTACCCGGCAATGGACGGTGTGTTCCAGCGGGCTGTGGTGGCGCTGGCTGACTTCTTGCAAAGCAGCGGCACCTGCAACGTGGCCATCGACGTGTGGCAGCGGGAGTCACTGGCCGAGCTGGGCCCACTCCGCTGGCTACACACCCTTGCAGAGACCTCCAACAGGGTCCTAGTCGTGCTACCTGGCCGTGCCACAGACTGTG ATGAGTCTGTGGGAAGGCTGTTGGCTCCCTCTCAGATGGGGCACACGGTCCCTGCTTCGGCTTACGAGCTCTACCCCTTAGCACTCAAGATGCCCGGTAAATCCAAGCTGTGGGTGGTTCACCTGGGCAAGGTGACTGCGAAGAGCAGCATGCCGGTGGAGCTGAGGGGATGCCGGTCCTTTGCCCTGCTCAAGGACCTCCAGAAGCTCCTCCATGACCTCTGCCCCGAACGCAAGGCTGCCAGGGGCCCGTGGCTGAAgtgctgggtgggtggggggtggcagaACTCGGACAAGGCTCTGGGCAAACTGAATGAGGTGGTGCAGCAGCTGGAGAGATATGGTGTGATAGAACAGCCAAATATGGTGTGA
- the LOC116220310 gene encoding actin-related protein 8-like, producing the protein MKPQYGQASDETKRKLYSSILVVGGGLLFHGAQDFLQHRILNKMPPSFRRVVENVEVITRPKDMDPQLIPWKGGAVLACLDTTQEMWIHQHEWQRFGVRMLRERAAFVW; encoded by the exons ATGAAGCCGCAATACGGGCAGG CGTCTGACGAGACCAAGCGTAAGTTGTACAGCTCCATCCTGGTGGTAGGGGGAGGCCTCCTGTTCCACGGTGCCCAGGACTTCTTACAGCACCGCATCCTCAACAAGATGCCCCCGTCGTTCCGCCGGGTGGTGGAGAATGTGGAGGTCATCACACGGCCCAAG GACATGGATCCACAGCTGATACCCTGGAAGGGCGGTGCGGTGCTGGCCTGCCTGGACACAACCCAGGAGATGTGGATCCACCAGCACGAGTGGCAGCGCTTTGGAGTCCGCATGCTCAGAGAAAGGGCCGCATTTGTCTGGTGA
- the LOC105898926 gene encoding uncharacterized protein LOC105898926 — translation MRFLHLHWISTWNLVTVVLSLSSPDINITSDVLESGGPNETVSAILVTNSSQINVTCGPEEPVDLYESHESNPSVLHDLKLEVTSTDEGPALKVSWAVRVDASTSSLTGLWLEVSQRDPLWCQYSPPFNSFSIMDVDLLWFSYTVHVEPDYYYHIIAHNLPEPPFGSEIQIRKFKGIDTPACDVAIMKSHPTCVNREPTRQPEPTTPSTQSENHSRSSLIVSVSILVTLLVFATGFSLYIAHRWALVSPSKTTYEGAPVSVLIVYPAMNGVFQRAVVALADFLQSSGTCNVAIDVWQRESLAELGPLRWLHTLAETSNRVLVVLPGRATDCDESVGRLLAPSQMGHTVPASAYELYPLALKMPGKSKLWVVHLGKVTAKSSMPVELRGCRSFTLLKDLQKLLHDLCPERKAARGPWLKCWVGGGRQNSDKALGKLNEVVQQLEQLERYGVIEQPNMV, via the exons ATGCGGTTCCTTCATCTTCACTGGATTTCAACATGGAATCTGGTCACAGTTGTTTTGAGTCTCTCATCACCA gatATCAATATTACCAGTGACGTTCTGG AATCAGGGGGACCCAACGAGACTGTTTCAGCCATTCTTGTTACAAATTCATCTCAGATA AATGTTACTTGTGGTCCTGAGG AACCTGTTGATCTCTATGAGAGTCATGAGAGCAACCCATCCGTTTTACACGATCTGAAGCTAGAGGTCACCTCCACTGATGAGGGACCCGCGCTAAAAGTCTCCTGGGCGGTCAGAGTAGATG CAAGCACTAGTAGTCTGACTGGATTATGGCTTGAAGTGTCACAAAGAGATCCTCTTTGGTGTCAGTATAGCCCTCCATTCAACAGTTTTTCAATAATGGACGTGGACTTG CTGTGGTTCAGCTACACTGTCCATGTTGAACCCGATTACTATTACCACATAATAGCCCATAATTTGCCAGAACCACCATTTGGATCGGAAATACAAATAAGAAAATTTAAAGGAATAGACACTCCAG CGTGTGACGTTGCCATTATGAAGAGTCATCCCACATGTGTGAATAGAG AACCCACCAGGCAGCCTGAACCAACTA ctcctAGCACACAGAGTG AGAATCACTCCAGATCTTCTTTGATCGTGTCAGTGTCCATTTTGGTTACGCTGTTGGTGTTTGCCACTGGATTCAGCCTCT atATAGCTCATCGGTGGGCTTTGGTGAGCCCCTCTAAGACGACCTACGAGGGTGCTCCCGTGTCTGTGCTGATCGTGTACCCGGCAATGAACGGTGTGTTCCAGCGGGCTGTGGTGGCGCTGGCTGACTTCTTGCAAAGCAGCGGCACCTGCAACGTGGCCATCGACGTGTGGCAGCGGGAGTCACTGGCCGAGCTGGGCCCACTCCGCTGGCTACACACCCTTGCAGAGACCTCCAACAGGGTCCTAGTCGTGCTGCCTGGCCGTGCCACAGACTGTG ATGAGTCTGTGGGAAGGCTGTTGGCTCCCTCTCAGATGGGGCACACGGTCCCTGCTTCAGCTTACGAGCTCTACCCCTTAGCACTCAAGATGCCCGGTAAATCCAAGCTGTGGGTGGTTCACCTGGGCAAGGTGACTGCGAAGAGCAGCATGCCGGTGGAGCTGAGGGGATGCCGGTCCTTTACCCTGCTCAAGGACCTCCAGAAGCTCCTCCATGACCTCTGCCCCGAACGCAAGGCTGCCAGGGGCCCGTGGCTGAAgtgctgggtgggtggggggaggcaGAACTCGGACAAGGCTCTGGGCAAACTGAATGAGGTGGtgcagcagctggagcagctggAGAGATATGGTGTGATAGAGCAGCCAAATATGGTGTGA
- the LOC105899034 gene encoding actin-related protein 8, with protein sequence MTQAEREQENGKEKEKEREKEKEKEQRGVKRPIVPAAIAEPLQEAIQTTSIIVIHPGSKTLRIGRATDNLPVAVPHVIARRHKQPGQPGSRHEDPWLLRDGLNKPESTEQRQNGIKMVDQAIWSKKMSNGIRRTPVSAEQARAYNRQIRPAVLDPTARVKWTNTSHKPDFLVGEEALYVNTTDGYNLHWPICRGQLNIHGGPGGSLTAVLADLEAIWSHALQKLLEMPLKDLKYYGCILLVPDIYNRQHVKEMVNMLLNNIGFSAIVVHQESVSATYGSGLSSACVVDVGDQKTSLCCVEDGVSHRSSRLCLAYGGSDVTRCFFWLLQRAGFPYRECQLTNRMDCMLLQQLKETFCHLDQDISGLQDHEFRTRFPECPVLLYQFRIGDEKLQAPMALFYPATFGIVGQKMTSLQLRSQGDSEDPHDEHYLLSTQSKQDQSSKTTTDRKSLPKPLGFDGESSSQCGEPSERGLHSQEVELGHAQGECLMGGSEVEDSPSALLSRRTAMSQFEGKALGLDKAILHCIDCCASDETKRKMYSSILVVGGGLLFHGAQDFLQHRILNKMPPSFRRVVENVEVITRPKDMDPQLIPWKGGAVLACLDTTQEMWIHQHEWQRFGVRMLRERAAFVW encoded by the exons ATgacacaagcagagagagagcaagagaatggaaaagagaaagaaaaggagcgagagaaggagaaagaaaaggaacaaCGCGGCGTGAAAAGACCGATTGTCCCAGCCGCTATTGCAGAGCCTTTGCAAGAG GCAATTCAAACCACCTCTATTATCGTGATCCACCCTGGATCCAAAACCCTAAGAATCGGTCGAGCTACAGACAACCTGCCTGTGGCTGTTCCTCACGTCATTGCACGAAGACACAAACAACCTGGTCAACCTGGTTCTCGACATGAAGACCCTTGGCTCTTGAGGGATGGACTAAAT AAACCAGAGAGTACAGAGCAGAGGCAAAATGGCATCAAAATGGTGGACCAAGCCATTTGGTCGAAGAAAATGTCAAACGGAATTAGACGAACCCCAGTCTCTGCAGAGCAG GCAAGAGCTTACAACAGACAGATTCGTCCTGCCGTGCTGGATCCCACTGCCAGGGTGAAGTGGACAAACACAAGCCACAAACCAGACTTTTTGGTGGGGGAGGAG GCCCTGTATGTGAACACAACAGACGGCTATAACCTCCACTGGCCAATCTGTAGGGGTCAGCTCAACATCCACGGGGGACCGGGAGGTTCACTGACTGCTGTCTTGGCTGATCTGGAGGCCATCTGGTCCCATGCTTTACAGAAACTTCTGGAAATGCCCCTGAAAGACCTGAAG TATTACGGATGCATCCTGCTTGTTCCTGACATCTACAATAGACAGCATGTCAAAGAAATGGTTAACATGTTGCTTAATAACATAGGATTTTCAG CCATCGTGGTACACCAGGAGTCGGTGTCTGCCACCTATGGCAGTGGCCTGAGCAGTGCCTGCGTGGTGGACGTGGGTGATCAGAAGACCAGCCTGTGCTGCGTGGAGGATGGAGTGTCTCACCGGagttccag GCTGTGTCTGGCATATGGAGGCTCTGACGTGACTAGGTGCTTCTTCTGGCTGCTGCAGCGGGCGGGCTTCCCCTACAGAGAGTGTCAGCTGACCAACCGCATGGACTGcatgctcctgcagcagctcAAAGAGACCTTCTGCCACCTGGACCAG GACATTTCTGGACTTCAGGACCATGAGTTTCGCACACGTTTCCCAGAGTGCCCAGTCCTCCTGTACCAGTTCCGAATTGGGGATGAGAAACTTCAG GCCCCCATGGCTCTGTTCTACCCAGCTACGTTTGGTATTGTGGGCCAGAAGATGACCTCACTGCAGCTGCGGTCACAGGGCGACTCGGAGGATCCTCATGATGAGCACTACCTGCTGTCCACCCAGAGCAAACAAGACCAG tcttcCAAAACCACCACAGACAGGAAATCCCTTCCCAAACCCCTTGGCTTTGATGGCGAGTCCAGCAGCCAGTGTGGCGAGCCGTCTGAGAGAGGCCTTCATTCCCAGGAGGTAGAGCTCGGCCATGCCCAGGGAGAGTGCCTGATGGGCGGATCAGAGGTGGAGGACTCCCCCTCGGCACTGCTGTCCAGGAGGACGGCCATGTCGCAGTTCGAGGGGAAAGCACTGGGGCTAGACAAAGCCATTCTACACTGTATAGACTGCTGTG cgTCTGACGAGACCAAGCGTAAGATGTACAGCTCCATCCTGGTGGTAGGGGGAGGCCTCCTGTTCCACGGTGCCCAGGACTTCTTACAGCACCGCATCCTCAACAAGATGCCCCCGTCGTTCCGCCGGGTGGTGGAGAATGTGGAGGTCATCACACGGCCCAAG GACATGGATCCACAGCTGATACCCTGGAAGGGCGGTGCGGTGCTGGCCTGCCTGGACACAACCCAGGAGATGTGGATCCACCAGCATGAGTGGCAGCGCTTTGGAGTCCGCATGCTCAGAGAAAGGGCCGCATTTGTCTGGTGA
- the selenok gene encoding selenoprotein K: MVYVSNGQVLDSSTQSPWRLSFLKDLFWGAVEFIGLFFQSLVQPDLSKDAKSGSSRFSDGRGPPGVPGGRRRMGRINHGGGPSAPPMGGGGUGR; the protein is encoded by the exons ATGGTTTACGTGTCTAATG GCCAGGTCCTGGACAGCAGCACCCAGTCACCATGGAGACTGTCCTTCCTGAAGGACTTGTTTTGGGGTGCAGTTGAATTTATTGGTTTATT CTTTCAGTCACTGGTTCAGCCAGATTTATCAAAGGATGCAAAAAGTGGTTCATCCCGCTTCAGTGATGGCAGAGG CCCACCAGGTGTCCCTGGTGGCCGGAGGCGAATGGGGAGGATAAATCACGGTGGGGGCCCCAGCGCTCCCCCTAtgggtggaggaggatgaggaaggtaA